A genomic window from Winogradskyella sp. J14-2 includes:
- a CDS encoding glucoamylase family protein, which translates to MKTFRLLIITVLFLNCGSDNGPGYQEPYDPNDNDPFIPLSDTEIMDLTQQETFKYFWDYAGANSGAAKERYHPNDPSNSQNVITAGGSGFGLMAIIVGIERGYISRAEGVQRLQQILNFFEGADRFHGAWAHWMNDATGAVIPFSTQDDGGDIVETAFLVQGLICVKEYLKDGSTEEQELANQADTLWKGVEWDWYTNGQNKLLWHWSPNNGFAINLELRGYNETLLAFILGAASPDYPIPAEAYHQGWANNGNIVSSANQYGIPLILDHAGSGTGPLFWAHYSYLGLDPSNLNDQYANYWNLNVNHTNINYQYCVNNPNDYADYGPNCWGLTASYTRNSDGSVGYTAHDPQNDNGTISPTAAVSSIPYTPEKSLAAMHYFYENDLMGPAGFYDAFNPEHNWVTERYLAIDQGPQIIMIENHRTGLLWNLFMQNEEVQNGLDALGFTY; encoded by the coding sequence ATGAAGACTTTCAGACTATTAATTATTACAGTATTGTTTTTAAACTGCGGATCAGATAATGGTCCAGGTTATCAAGAACCCTATGATCCAAATGATAATGACCCTTTCATTCCATTATCTGATACAGAAATTATGGATTTAACCCAACAAGAAACTTTTAAATATTTCTGGGATTATGCAGGCGCAAATTCTGGTGCGGCAAAAGAGCGTTATCACCCAAATGATCCTAGCAATAGCCAAAATGTTATAACTGCTGGCGGTAGTGGATTTGGTTTAATGGCCATAATAGTTGGTATAGAACGTGGTTATATCTCAAGAGCTGAGGGTGTTCAACGATTGCAACAAATACTCAACTTTTTTGAAGGTGCTGACCGTTTTCACGGTGCTTGGGCACATTGGATGAATGATGCCACTGGTGCAGTTATACCTTTTAGTACCCAAGACGATGGTGGTGATATTGTTGAAACTGCATTTTTGGTTCAAGGGTTGATTTGTGTTAAGGAATATTTGAAAGATGGCTCTACTGAAGAACAAGAATTGGCAAACCAAGCTGATACACTTTGGAAAGGTGTAGAATGGGATTGGTACACAAACGGACAAAACAAGTTGTTATGGCATTGGAGTCCTAACAATGGTTTTGCTATTAACCTCGAGTTGAGAGGTTATAATGAAACCCTGTTAGCATTTATTCTAGGCGCAGCATCACCAGATTATCCTATTCCAGCAGAGGCTTATCATCAAGGTTGGGCGAATAATGGAAATATCGTATCGTCTGCAAATCAATATGGTATTCCTTTAATTTTAGACCATGCTGGTAGCGGAACAGGACCCCTGTTCTGGGCGCATTATTCATATTTAGGCTTAGATCCTTCTAACTTAAATGACCAATATGCTAATTATTGGAACTTGAATGTAAATCATACCAATATCAATTACCAATACTGCGTTAACAATCCTAATGATTATGCAGATTACGGACCAAACTGTTGGGGATTAACAGCAAGTTATACAAGAAATTCAGACGGTTCTGTGGGCTATACGGCTCACGATCCACAAAATGACAATGGCACAATTTCTCCTACTGCAGCAGTAAGTTCAATCCCTTACACACCAGAAAAATCTCTGGCGGCAATGCACTATTTCTATGAAAATGATTTAATGGGACCAGCAGGGTTTTACGATGCATTTAATCCTGAACATAATTGGGTAACAGAACGTTATTTAGCCATAGATCAGGGACCGCAAATTATTATGATAGAAAATCATCGTACAGGATTATTATGGAATTTGTTTATGCAAAACGAAGAAGTTCAAAATGGATTGGATGCCTTAGGGTTTACTTATTAA
- a CDS encoding prolyl oligopeptidase family serine peptidase, translated as MKIFQIIFILYSLITTTFVSAQEHIFKEKFHVKGEDTLQYRIMYPENFSEEETYPVVLFLHGAGERGNDNKKQLVHGSKLFTDKTNRDSFPAIVIFPQCPKNDYWSKVDVDRSTKPIGLKFEYETGPTTAMALVLDLMDELAEKSFVKKEKIYVGGLSMGGMGTFEILSRRPDMFAAAFAICGGGDPESVKEYANTTSLWVFHGAKDDVVDPQLSIDMVSGILKYGGKPNFTLYADDNHNSWDSAFAEPELLKWLFSKSKK; from the coding sequence ATGAAGATATTTCAAATAATATTTATTCTATACTCATTAATCACGACTACATTTGTTAGTGCACAAGAGCATATATTTAAAGAAAAATTTCATGTAAAAGGTGAAGATACCTTACAGTATCGCATTATGTACCCTGAAAATTTTTCCGAGGAAGAAACATATCCAGTAGTATTATTTCTTCACGGTGCAGGAGAACGAGGAAACGATAATAAAAAGCAACTTGTACACGGTAGCAAATTATTCACGGATAAAACTAATAGAGATTCATTTCCGGCTATTGTGATTTTTCCGCAATGCCCTAAAAATGACTATTGGTCTAAAGTAGATGTTGATAGATCAACAAAGCCTATAGGTTTAAAGTTTGAATATGAAACCGGTCCGACAACAGCAATGGCCTTGGTACTGGATTTAATGGATGAACTTGCTGAAAAATCGTTTGTAAAAAAAGAGAAGATATATGTTGGTGGTCTGTCTATGGGAGGCATGGGAACTTTTGAAATTCTTTCGAGAAGACCAGACATGTTTGCGGCAGCCTTTGCCATCTGCGGTGGTGGTGATCCAGAATCTGTGAAAGAATACGCCAACACTACTAGTCTCTGGGTTTTTCATGGCGCTAAAGACGATGTGGTTGATCCTCAACTTTCAATAGATATGGTAAGTGGCATTTTAAAATATGGTGGTAAACCAAACTTTACTTTATATGCAGACGATAATCACAATAGTTGGGACTCTGCTTTTGCAGAACCAGAATTATTAAAATGGCTTTTTTCTAAATCAAAAAAATAA
- the bglX gene encoding beta-glucosidase BglX: MRTFKNTNIKPLIVAVCLLTAVSCNNKNKKNTSSKTDNPYQEKVDSIIGLMTLEEKLGQLNLPATGPITTGSSKSTDVVKKIEDGKIGGLFNLGDPKNIYEVQKIAVEKSRLGIPLIFGMDVIHGFKTTFPIPLGLSCSWDMEMIEKTAQIAASEASANGINWTFSPMVDISRDPRWGRVSEGNGEDPYLGSEIARAMVRGYQKDDLTANNTLMSCVKHFALYGAPEAGRDYNTVDMSRIRMYNEYLPPYKAAVDEGVGSVMASFNEIDGIPATGNKWLLTDLLRDDWGFNGFVVSDYTGIYEMKAHGMGDAYAVTSLALKAGLDMDMAGDSPNIDAAYIKHLEGALEQGKIAMADIDTAVARVLTAKYQLGLFDDPYRYCNEERSKNETYTQKNRDFARLVGAESTVLLKNENQLLPLKKSGTVAVIGPLAKAGNNMPGTWSVSSDHDKAISVWDGLQQTVGENVNLLYAKGSNLDYDLELEKRATMFGKTIPRDGRTDKQLLDEALAIAKKSDVIVATIGESAEFSGESSSRTDIGIPQVQKDLLQALLKTGKPVVLVLFTGRPLTLVEENETVPAILNVWFPGSEAGLSISDVLFGDVNPSGKLTATFPRNVGQVPLFYNHKNTGRPLGNKEGKFEKFKTNYLDVRNEPLYPFGYGLSYTTFDYSNFNLDKTSIGMGGEISVSVDVTNSGNYDGKEVVQLYIRDVVGSVTRPVKELKGFKKVSIKKGETKTVTFNLSVEDLKFYNYDLDFVAEPGIFQVFVGTDSTTELMKEFELKNNKE; the protein is encoded by the coding sequence ATGAGAACTTTCAAAAACACTAACATAAAACCTCTGATAGTTGCTGTTTGTCTACTAACAGCAGTATCTTGCAATAACAAGAATAAAAAAAACACATCCTCTAAAACCGATAATCCGTATCAAGAGAAAGTAGATTCCATTATCGGTCTAATGACTTTAGAAGAAAAATTAGGACAATTAAACCTACCGGCAACAGGACCAATTACAACAGGATCTTCAAAAAGTACAGATGTTGTTAAAAAAATTGAAGACGGTAAAATAGGCGGCCTATTCAATCTTGGTGACCCTAAAAATATTTACGAAGTACAGAAAATCGCTGTCGAAAAAAGTCGACTCGGTATTCCTTTAATTTTTGGGATGGACGTTATTCACGGATTCAAAACTACATTCCCAATTCCATTAGGTTTATCATGTTCATGGGATATGGAAATGATTGAAAAAACAGCACAAATTGCAGCGTCTGAGGCAAGCGCTAACGGTATCAACTGGACGTTTTCACCAATGGTCGATATTTCTCGCGATCCGCGTTGGGGAAGAGTTTCCGAAGGTAATGGTGAAGATCCATACTTGGGTAGTGAGATTGCTCGTGCCATGGTTCGTGGTTATCAAAAAGACGATTTAACTGCTAATAATACCTTAATGTCTTGCGTAAAACATTTCGCTTTATATGGTGCCCCAGAAGCAGGTAGAGATTATAACACGGTAGATATGAGCCGTATAAGAATGTATAATGAATATTTGCCACCTTACAAAGCAGCGGTTGATGAAGGTGTTGGTTCTGTTATGGCATCGTTCAATGAAATTGATGGTATTCCAGCGACTGGAAATAAGTGGTTACTAACTGATTTATTGCGAGATGATTGGGGATTCAATGGTTTTGTAGTATCAGATTACACAGGTATTTACGAAATGAAGGCACACGGAATGGGTGATGCGTACGCGGTAACCTCTTTGGCTTTAAAAGCAGGATTGGATATGGACATGGCTGGCGATTCGCCAAATATAGATGCAGCTTACATTAAGCATTTAGAAGGTGCTTTAGAACAAGGAAAAATAGCGATGGCAGATATTGATACCGCTGTAGCTCGTGTGCTTACTGCAAAGTACCAACTAGGTTTATTTGATGATCCTTACAGATATTGTAATGAAGAACGTTCAAAAAATGAAACCTATACACAAAAGAATAGGGATTTTGCACGTCTCGTTGGTGCTGAGTCTACCGTACTACTTAAAAATGAAAATCAACTATTACCGTTAAAAAAGTCAGGAACAGTAGCCGTTATCGGACCTCTAGCAAAAGCAGGTAACAATATGCCTGGTACTTGGAGTGTGTCTTCCGATCATGATAAAGCCATTTCGGTTTGGGACGGTTTACAGCAAACAGTAGGTGAAAATGTTAATTTGTTGTATGCCAAAGGTAGTAATTTAGATTACGATCTAGAGCTTGAAAAAAGGGCTACAATGTTTGGGAAAACGATCCCGAGAGATGGCAGAACAGACAAACAATTATTAGATGAAGCACTTGCAATAGCTAAAAAATCTGATGTAATTGTAGCAACCATTGGCGAGTCTGCGGAGTTTAGCGGTGAAAGTAGTAGTCGTACAGATATCGGAATTCCACAAGTACAGAAAGACTTATTACAAGCTTTATTAAAAACAGGAAAACCTGTGGTATTGGTATTGTTTACAGGAAGACCTTTAACTTTAGTCGAAGAAAATGAAACTGTACCCGCAATTTTAAATGTTTGGTTTCCAGGCAGCGAAGCTGGTTTGTCCATTTCAGATGTGTTGTTCGGTGATGTTAATCCTTCAGGGAAGTTAACGGCAACATTCCCAAGAAATGTTGGCCAAGTACCACTTTTTTATAACCATAAAAATACAGGAAGACCACTAGGTAATAAGGAAGGAAAATTTGAAAAATTCAAAACCAATTATTTAGATGTTCGTAATGAGCCATTATATCCATTTGGTTATGGGTTGAGCTACACAACATTTGATTATTCAAACTTCAATCTTGATAAAACTTCTATTGGTATGGGTGGCGAAATCTCTGTTTCGGTAGACGTAACAAATTCTGGCAATTATGATGGTAAAGAAGTCGTTCAGCTTTACATAAGAGATGTCGTTGGCTCCGTAACAAGACCGGTTAAGGAATTGAAAGGTTTCAAAAAGGTAAGTATTAAAAAAGGGGAAACTAAAACAGTGACCTTCAACCTATCAGTAGAAGATTTAAAATTCTACAACTATGATTTAGATTTTGTTGCCGAACCAGGAATATTCCAAGTATTTGTTGGAACAGATTCAACAACAGAACTAATGAAAGAATTTGAATTAAAAAATAACAAAGAGTAG
- a CDS encoding glycoside hydrolase family 3 N-terminal domain-containing protein, translating into MRKIIFFILFINGSFIGFAQNYEVKVDSLMNLMTLQEKIGQTVMYSGRWDQTGPIVGTDNGKYIREGNLGAMLNAFSVKGTRDLQKIAVEETRLGIPLLFGYDVIHGHRTIFPINLGLSASWDLKMVEESSRIAAEEASAEGLHWTFAPMVDLSREPRWGRISEGAGEDVYLGSEIAKAYVKGFQGDDLSKPNTILACAKHYVAYGAAQAGRDYHTVNMGEGELRNVYLPPFKAAVDAGVETFMSAFNELNGVPTSGNKFTLRDILREEWGFEGFVVSDYTSINELVPHGFAKDSIDAARIGMNAGVDMDMVGKLYHHFLEDLVKEGKVPEAYVNDACRRILLAKFKLGLFDNPYRYINEERENTTKYKPEFLDKAREIAAASSVLLQNKNEALPLSKDIKKIAFIGPLVKDEYDIIGNWAAKGDRKGKAVSVYEGISEYLNPNQILYAKGCEILKDDDSGFEEAISISEQADAIVLVMGEGHHMSGEAASRTNLKIPGIQPELIKKIREANPNKKITLVLMNGRPLNLSNEVDLVDAILEIWFPGTMGGAATADLLFGEVNPSGKLTVTFPRNVGQVPIYYNMKNTGRPIPEDNPKEDYKSNYIDVPNTTLFAFGHGLSYTTFTYSDFRISSQTLNPNGTIEASVTVTNSGNRDGHEIVQLYIHDKVASVTRPVKELKGFQKLALKKGESKTVTFKISVEDLKFYNSEMKYGVEPGEFEIAIAPSSDFRFKHTFNVLD; encoded by the coding sequence ATGAGAAAAATAATCTTTTTCATATTATTTATAAACGGAAGTTTTATAGGCTTTGCCCAAAACTACGAAGTTAAAGTAGATTCGTTAATGAATCTGATGACACTTCAAGAAAAGATAGGGCAAACTGTAATGTACAGTGGTCGTTGGGATCAAACTGGTCCAATCGTAGGTACAGACAATGGCAAATACATTCGTGAAGGAAATTTAGGCGCCATGCTCAACGCATTTTCTGTAAAAGGCACACGAGATCTACAAAAAATTGCAGTTGAAGAAACACGCTTAGGCATACCGTTATTGTTCGGTTATGACGTCATTCACGGCCATCGCACCATCTTCCCGATTAATTTAGGATTATCTGCTAGTTGGGATTTAAAAATGGTTGAAGAAAGCTCTCGCATTGCTGCCGAAGAGGCTTCTGCTGAAGGTTTGCATTGGACGTTTGCACCCATGGTCGATCTTTCGCGAGAGCCTCGTTGGGGACGAATTTCAGAGGGTGCTGGTGAAGATGTCTATTTAGGAAGTGAAATAGCAAAGGCCTATGTAAAAGGGTTTCAAGGTGACGATTTATCGAAGCCTAATACTATTTTGGCCTGTGCAAAACATTACGTGGCGTATGGCGCTGCCCAAGCAGGTCGTGATTACCACACCGTAAATATGGGTGAAGGTGAACTACGAAATGTGTATTTACCACCGTTTAAAGCTGCGGTCGATGCTGGCGTCGAAACATTTATGTCGGCATTTAATGAGTTAAATGGTGTGCCTACTTCTGGAAACAAATTTACCCTAAGAGATATTCTTAGAGAGGAATGGGGATTTGAAGGGTTTGTAGTGTCAGATTATACATCCATTAACGAGTTGGTACCTCACGGATTTGCAAAAGATAGTATTGATGCTGCCAGAATCGGGATGAATGCTGGTGTGGATATGGATATGGTCGGAAAATTATATCACCATTTTTTAGAAGATTTGGTCAAAGAAGGTAAGGTCCCGGAAGCGTATGTTAATGATGCCTGCCGAAGAATTCTTCTCGCTAAATTTAAATTAGGTTTATTTGACAATCCTTATCGATACATCAATGAAGAGCGGGAAAATACCACCAAATACAAGCCTGAATTCTTGGATAAAGCCAGAGAAATTGCGGCAGCGTCTTCTGTCTTACTTCAAAATAAAAATGAAGCTTTACCACTTTCAAAAGACATAAAAAAGATTGCGTTTATTGGCCCTTTGGTAAAAGACGAATATGATATTATTGGTAATTGGGCAGCAAAAGGGGATCGAAAAGGAAAGGCAGTTAGTGTATATGAAGGTATTTCAGAATATTTAAATCCCAATCAGATTCTTTATGCTAAAGGTTGCGAAATTTTAAAGGATGATGATTCTGGTTTTGAGGAAGCCATTTCAATATCCGAGCAAGCTGATGCCATTGTTTTAGTAATGGGCGAAGGTCACCATATGAGTGGTGAAGCGGCTTCGAGAACTAATCTAAAGATTCCAGGTATTCAACCAGAACTTATCAAGAAAATAAGAGAAGCCAATCCAAACAAAAAAATCACTTTGGTATTAATGAATGGTCGTCCATTAAATTTATCTAATGAAGTGGATTTGGTGGATGCGATTTTAGAAATCTGGTTTCCCGGTACAATGGGTGGCGCAGCAACCGCTGATTTATTATTTGGAGAAGTCAATCCTTCAGGAAAATTAACGGTAACATTCCCGAGAAATGTGGGTCAAGTGCCTATTTACTACAATATGAAAAATACGGGAAGACCAATCCCAGAAGATAATCCTAAGGAAGATTACAAGAGTAATTATATCGATGTACCAAATACAACATTATTTGCTTTTGGGCATGGGCTGAGTTATACAACATTCACCTATTCAGATTTCAGAATATCGTCTCAAACTTTAAATCCAAATGGAACTATTGAAGCTTCGGTAACTGTTACCAACTCAGGCAATAGGGATGGACACGAAATAGTACAACTCTACATTCACGATAAAGTAGCAAGCGTCACAAGACCTGTAAAGGAATTAAAAGGCTTTCAAAAATTAGCTTTGAAAAAGGGTGAAAGTAAAACCGTAACATTTAAAATTTCGGTTGAAGATTTAAAATTCTACAACAGCGAAATGAAATATGGTGTAGAACCAGGTGAGTTTGAAATTGCCATTGCGCCAAGTTCAGATTTTAGGTTTAAACATACATTTAACGTATTAGATTAA